A genomic region of bacterium contains the following coding sequences:
- a CDS encoding GDP-mannose 4,6-dehydratase, with product MKILITGITGFVGSHLADYALAKGNVEVYGTIRWRSKTENIEHIKDKLHLIQCNLNDASSVNDLIVDIKPDKIFHLAAQSFVPTSWNSPAETLTSNIIGELNIFEAIRRAKINPWMQIAGSSEEYGMVYPEETPIKETNPLRPLSPYGVSKVGQDLLAYQYYMSYKLNVVRTRAFNHTGPRRGDVFVCSEFAKQIAKIEKGQKEPLILVGNLDAQRDFTDVRDTVKAYWLGLDKCKPGEVYNICTGKAYKISAVLDILIGLSKLKIEIKKDPAKMRPSDVPYLGGDSTKFREATGWKPEIPFERTLKDLLNYWREKV from the coding sequence ATGAAGATTTTAATTACAGGAATTACTGGTTTTGTAGGCAGTCATCTTGCCGATTATGCATTAGCAAAGGGAAATGTCGAAGTATATGGAACTATAAGATGGCGTAGTAAAACAGAGAACATTGAGCATATAAAGGACAAACTTCATTTAATTCAGTGTAATCTTAATGATGCATCTTCTGTGAATGATTTGATTGTGGATATAAAACCAGACAAAATATTTCACCTGGCTGCGCAAAGTTTTGTGCCTACTTCATGGAACAGTCCTGCAGAAACTCTTACTTCAAATATTATTGGAGAATTGAATATATTTGAAGCTATTAGAAGGGCTAAGATTAATCCGTGGATGCAGATTGCCGGTTCCTCGGAAGAATATGGTATGGTTTATCCTGAAGAAACTCCTATCAAAGAGACAAATCCATTGAGACCTTTAAGTCCTTATGGAGTAAGTAAGGTTGGGCAGGATCTGCTAGCTTACCAGTACTATATGAGTTACAAACTTAATGTTGTAAGAACCAGGGCTTTCAATCATACGGGACCAAGAAGAGGAGATGTTTTTGTTTGTTCGGAATTTGCAAAGCAGATAGCAAAAATAGAGAAAGGGCAGAAAGAACCTCTGATCCTTGTTGGGAATCTTGATGCTCAACGGGACTTTACAGATGTTCGCGATACAGTAAAAGCTTACTGGTTGGGGTTGGATAAGTGCAAGCCCGGTGAAGTTTATAATATCTGTACAGGCAAAGCATATAAGATTAGCGCGGTCTTGGATATACTAATTGGTTTATCAAAGCTAAAAATAGAGATAAAAAAGGATCCTGCAAAGATGAGACCTTCAGATGTCCCATATCTTGGCGGGGACAGCACTAAGTTTAGGGAAGCAACTGGATGGAAGCCAGAGATTCCTTTTGAGAGAACATTAAAAGACCTATTGAATTACTGGCGAGAGAAGGTTTGA